A part of Verrucomicrobium sp. genomic DNA contains:
- a CDS encoding transglutaminase family protein, translating to MLYSITHHTRHDYSEPVRESIMEARAMPRTEGPQRCLSFSLTTDPRARVLHYTDHLGNVVHHFDLPGCHQHLQLTAQAVVEIVDDFPAPTALGPEAWAEIDRLASEGDYWESLSPSRFVQFTPLLRDLAAEFNVVRRDDPHTLLKEISRRIHRSFRYTPQATRVDSPIDQALSQRQGVCQDYAHIMLALARLVGIPARYVSGYFFSGTAQGDPGATHAWVEALLPGRGWVGFDPSNDLPAGTGHIRVALGRDYADVPPTRGVFQGQAKSDVDVQVLVQTLQTRPEISRPPLAVS from the coding sequence ATGCTCTACTCCATCACCCACCACACCCGGCACGACTACTCCGAGCCGGTCCGCGAAAGCATCATGGAGGCCCGCGCCATGCCCCGCACGGAAGGGCCGCAGCGGTGCCTGAGCTTCTCCCTGACCACCGATCCGCGCGCCCGCGTCCTTCACTACACGGACCATTTGGGAAACGTCGTCCACCACTTCGACCTGCCCGGCTGCCACCAGCACCTCCAGCTCACCGCCCAGGCGGTCGTCGAGATCGTCGACGACTTCCCCGCCCCCACTGCCCTGGGGCCGGAAGCATGGGCGGAGATCGACCGCCTGGCCTCCGAGGGGGACTACTGGGAAAGCCTCTCCCCCAGCCGCTTCGTCCAGTTCACGCCGCTCCTGCGGGACCTGGCGGCGGAGTTCAACGTCGTCCGCCGGGATGATCCCCACACCCTCCTGAAGGAGATCTCCCGCCGCATCCACCGCTCCTTCCGCTACACGCCGCAGGCGACGCGCGTCGACTCCCCCATCGACCAGGCACTCTCCCAGCGGCAGGGCGTCTGCCAGGATTACGCCCATATCATGCTGGCCCTGGCGCGGCTGGTGGGCATCCCGGCCCGCTACGTGAGCGGCTACTTCTTCTCCGGCACGGCGCAGGGCGATCCCGGCGCAACCCACGCGTGGGTGGAGGCCCTCCTGCCCGGGCGCGGGTGGGTCGGCTTCGACCCCTCCAACGACCTGCCCGCGGGCACCGGCCACATCCGCGTGGCCCTGGGCCGGGATTACGCCGACGTGCCCCCCACCCGCGGCGTCTTCCAAGGCCAGGCAAAGAGCGACGTGGACGTCCAAGTCCTGGTGCAGACACTCCAGACGCGGCCGGAAATTTCCCGCCCACCCCTGGCCGTCTCTTAA
- a CDS encoding efflux transporter outer membrane subunit, with amino-acid sequence MLLLLLSGCSVGPDYHRPPAETPTQWKEAGNPSGAWKQGAPQDAIAKGAWWEIFHDSVLNDLEAQATAYNQNLRAAVARVAQARAEARVSAAQFYPNITLDPTVQELHYNANQLYAPAVAPRAYTGTTYQVPLDLSYEIDIWGRVRRGFESANAQAQSSVADYENILLTLKADVAQNYFSLRSLDTEADLLQRTVELREKAYNLTKARFEGGASSQLDVAQALTELESVRAQTLDIGVQRAKLEHALAILIGKPPSAVKILPLPFSPDAAPPVIPAGLPSDLLERRPDVAQAERAMAARNAEIGVATAAFFPVLSLNGNFGLQSKDISNLFTWGSRSWGVGPTISVPLLDGGVNSARLKEARARYQESVSLYRQQVLQAFVDVEDGLSSLRILSQEADVRKRTVDAAQQAATISEDRYTQGLVNYLQIVDSERTLLDNQRQSTQIQGQRFVTAVMLIKALGGGWQDNTLIPNKLPKVSTSPIALLAPSSPRLQISDAPAPN; translated from the coding sequence GTGCTTTTGCTCCTCCTTTCCGGCTGCAGTGTCGGCCCGGACTACCACCGTCCCCCGGCGGAGACCCCCACCCAGTGGAAGGAAGCGGGCAACCCCAGCGGCGCCTGGAAACAGGGTGCGCCCCAGGATGCCATCGCCAAGGGAGCCTGGTGGGAAATTTTCCACGACTCAGTCCTTAACGACCTGGAGGCCCAGGCCACCGCCTACAACCAGAACCTGCGCGCCGCCGTGGCGCGCGTCGCCCAGGCCCGCGCGGAAGCCCGCGTCAGCGCCGCCCAGTTCTACCCGAACATCACCCTGGACCCCACCGTCCAGGAACTGCACTACAACGCCAACCAGCTCTACGCCCCCGCCGTCGCCCCCCGTGCTTATACCGGCACCACCTACCAGGTGCCCCTCGACCTGAGCTATGAAATCGACATCTGGGGCCGCGTCCGCCGCGGCTTCGAATCGGCCAACGCCCAGGCCCAGTCCAGCGTCGCCGATTACGAAAACATCCTCCTGACCCTCAAGGCCGACGTGGCGCAGAATTATTTCTCCCTGCGCTCCCTCGACACGGAGGCCGACCTTCTCCAGCGCACCGTCGAGCTGCGGGAGAAGGCCTACAACCTGACGAAGGCCCGCTTCGAGGGCGGCGCCTCCAGCCAGCTCGACGTCGCCCAGGCCCTGACCGAGCTCGAGTCGGTCCGCGCCCAGACCCTCGACATCGGCGTCCAGCGGGCCAAGCTGGAGCACGCGCTGGCCATCCTGATCGGCAAGCCCCCCTCGGCGGTGAAGATCCTCCCCCTGCCGTTCTCCCCGGACGCCGCCCCGCCCGTCATCCCCGCCGGCCTGCCTTCCGACCTCCTGGAGCGCCGCCCTGACGTGGCCCAGGCGGAGCGGGCCATGGCCGCGCGCAACGCGGAAATCGGCGTCGCCACGGCCGCCTTCTTCCCCGTTCTGAGCCTGAACGGCAACTTCGGCTTGCAGAGCAAGGACATCTCCAACCTCTTCACCTGGGGCAGCCGCAGCTGGGGCGTCGGCCCCACCATCTCCGTGCCGCTCCTGGACGGCGGCGTCAACTCCGCCCGGCTTAAGGAAGCCCGCGCGCGCTATCAGGAATCGGTCTCCCTCTACCGGCAGCAGGTCCTCCAGGCCTTCGTCGACGTGGAGGACGGCCTCTCCTCCCTGCGCATCCTTTCCCAGGAAGCCGACGTGCGGAAGCGGACCGTCGACGCCGCGCAGCAGGCCGCCACCATTTCCGAGGACCGCTACACGCAGGGATTGGTGAACTACCTCCAGATCGTCGACTCGGAGCGGACGCTCCTCGACAACCAGCGCCAGTCCACCCAGATCCAGGGACAGCGCTTCGTCACCGCCGTCATGCTCATCAAGGCCCTGGGCGGCGGCTGGCAGGACAATACCCTGATCCCGAACAAGCTGCCGAAGGTGAGCACCTCCCCCATCGCGCTGCTGGCCCCTTCCTCCCCGCGCCTCCAGATCTCCGACGCGCCCGCGCCGAACTAG
- the trmFO gene encoding methylenetetrahydrofolate--tRNA-(uracil(54)-C(5))-methyltransferase (FADH(2)-oxidizing) TrmFO, whose translation MHDAHVIGAGLAGAEAAWQLAERGHRVLLSEMRPVRPTPAHLTDRFAELVCSNSLGSDVPDRAGGLLHAEMRRMGSFILQCAEAARVPAGAALAVDREKFSEEVTRRLEAHPRVTVRREEVTAVPASGVTVMASGPLTSGPLAASIRELTGTDALYFYDAISPIVDRDSLDMAVCFRASRHGRGEQAEGDYINCPLNQEEYRRFVAALAAAERIPLRDFEREDAAFFEGCLPIEVLASRGEDALAYGPMRPVGLDDPRTGRWPHAVVQLRQDNLAGSLYNLVGFQTNLKWGEQERVLRLIPGLEKAEFVRLGQMHRNTFINAPLLLDETLQFRARPDLFFAGQIVGVEGYAGNAATGLLAGWNAARRLEGSPPLSLPRETMLGALCWYVSHAEAKHFQPMKANFGVLPELPAGSRPREKAKRGAAYSARALASLEEVLGKDAPIAV comes from the coding sequence ATGCATGACGCGCACGTGATCGGCGCCGGCCTGGCCGGAGCGGAAGCCGCCTGGCAGCTGGCGGAGCGCGGGCACCGCGTCCTCCTCTCGGAGATGCGGCCCGTCCGCCCCACTCCGGCCCATTTGACCGACCGCTTCGCCGAGCTGGTGTGCAGCAACTCCCTGGGCTCCGACGTGCCGGACCGCGCCGGGGGGCTTCTCCACGCGGAAATGCGCCGGATGGGCTCCTTCATCCTCCAATGCGCGGAGGCGGCCCGCGTACCGGCGGGGGCGGCCCTGGCCGTCGACCGGGAGAAGTTTTCCGAGGAGGTCACCCGCCGCCTGGAGGCCCACCCCCGCGTCACCGTCCGGCGGGAGGAGGTGACCGCCGTCCCCGCCTCCGGCGTCACCGTGATGGCCAGCGGCCCGCTGACCAGCGGGCCCCTGGCCGCCTCCATCCGGGAGCTGACGGGGACCGACGCGCTCTACTTCTACGACGCCATCTCCCCCATCGTCGACCGGGACTCCCTGGACATGGCCGTCTGCTTCCGCGCCTCCCGCCACGGGCGCGGGGAACAGGCGGAGGGGGACTACATCAACTGCCCCCTGAACCAAGAGGAATACCGGCGCTTCGTCGCCGCGCTGGCGGCGGCGGAACGGATCCCGCTGCGCGATTTCGAGCGGGAGGACGCCGCCTTCTTCGAGGGGTGCCTGCCCATCGAGGTCCTCGCCTCGCGCGGGGAGGACGCCCTGGCCTACGGGCCGATGCGTCCCGTGGGCCTGGACGACCCGCGCACGGGCCGCTGGCCGCACGCCGTCGTCCAGCTGCGGCAGGACAACCTGGCGGGCTCCCTCTACAACCTCGTCGGCTTCCAGACGAATTTGAAGTGGGGGGAGCAGGAGCGCGTCCTGCGCCTGATCCCCGGCCTGGAGAAGGCCGAGTTCGTCCGCCTGGGACAGATGCACCGGAACACCTTCATCAACGCGCCGCTCCTCCTGGACGAGACGCTCCAGTTCCGCGCGCGGCCCGATCTCTTCTTCGCCGGGCAGATCGTCGGCGTGGAGGGCTACGCCGGGAACGCCGCCACGGGCCTGCTGGCCGGGTGGAACGCCGCGCGGCGCCTGGAGGGGAGCCCCCCCCTCTCCCTCCCCCGGGAGACGATGCTGGGCGCCCTCTGCTGGTATGTCTCCCACGCGGAGGCGAAGCACTTCCAGCCCATGAAGGCCAATTTCGGCGTCCTGCCGGAATTGCCCGCCGGCTCCCGCCCCCGGGAAAAGGCCAAGCGCGGGGCGGCCTATTCCGCCCGCGCGCTGGCTTCCTTGGAAGAAGTCCTTGGCAAGGACGCCCCGATTGCGGTTTAA
- a CDS encoding serine hydrolase — translation MPLNDFPRTARLLEAGRDAGHHLGAQLFIQKDGQVLLDAGWGEAREGVPMTPETLMTWLSCSKPFAAVALARLKEQGLVEWDRPVSDWLPEFGQNGKKPLTVRHLLTHTCGFRSADSVWNSMSPQENLERAFAAPLEPGWVPGETAGYQISASWFVLGALVEKLSGMPYAEYVRQEIFRPLGMESCCFALSPQEYQAVEGRVGFLHNTAAGRKEPHRFWDSEAGYGRCWPGASGHGPMRELAKFYEALGRGGSPLLRPETVAELTARQREGLFDLTFQHKVDWGLGLIVNSIHHGPHVPYGFGPHASPETFGHSGAQSSCSFWDPAHGMSVAWVVNGMPGEPVHRRRARELNAALYEDLGLAAENARQAEQ, via the coding sequence ATGCCGTTGAACGATTTCCCCCGCACCGCCCGCCTCCTGGAAGCGGGGCGCGATGCCGGGCATCATCTAGGAGCCCAGCTCTTTATTCAAAAGGACGGGCAGGTGCTTCTGGACGCCGGGTGGGGCGAGGCGCGCGAGGGGGTCCCGATGACCCCGGAAACGCTGATGACGTGGCTTTCCTGTTCCAAGCCCTTTGCCGCCGTGGCGCTGGCCCGGCTTAAAGAACAGGGCCTCGTGGAATGGGACCGCCCGGTTTCCGATTGGCTGCCGGAATTCGGCCAAAACGGAAAGAAGCCGCTGACCGTCCGCCACCTGCTGACCCACACGTGCGGCTTCCGTTCGGCCGACTCGGTCTGGAATTCGATGTCCCCGCAGGAGAACCTGGAACGGGCCTTCGCCGCGCCGCTGGAACCGGGATGGGTGCCGGGAGAGACGGCGGGGTATCAGATTTCCGCCAGCTGGTTTGTCCTTGGCGCGCTGGTGGAGAAGCTCTCCGGGATGCCCTACGCGGAATACGTGCGGCAGGAAATCTTCCGCCCCCTGGGGATGGAGAGCTGCTGCTTTGCCCTCTCTCCACAGGAATATCAGGCGGTGGAGGGGCGCGTCGGCTTCCTGCATAATACGGCAGCGGGACGCAAGGAGCCGCACCGCTTCTGGGACAGCGAGGCGGGCTACGGGCGCTGCTGGCCGGGCGCCAGCGGCCACGGGCCGATGCGCGAATTGGCAAAGTTTTACGAGGCGCTGGGCCGGGGCGGCTCCCCTCTCCTCCGCCCGGAGACGGTGGCGGAGCTGACCGCGCGGCAGCGGGAGGGGCTCTTCGACCTGACCTTCCAGCACAAGGTGGACTGGGGCCTGGGCCTCATCGTCAACTCGATCCACCACGGCCCGCACGTGCCCTATGGCTTCGGCCCGCACGCGTCGCCGGAGACTTTCGGCCATAGCGGGGCGCAGTCTTCCTGTTCCTTCTGGGACCCGGCGCACGGGATGTCCGTGGCGTGGGTGGTCAACGGGATGCCGGGAGAGCCGGTCCATCGCCGCCGCGCGCGGGAGCTTAACGCCGCGCTGTACGAGGACCTGGGCTTGGCCGCGGAGAATGCGCGGCAGGCGGAGCAGTAG
- a CDS encoding alpha-E domain-containing protein produces MLSRVADNIYWMARYLERAEHTARLLGIHLNLILDLPTESEAERTGRLFEGLGIARPPEVPPQSVPVTHYLALEPTLPGSVFSCVAAARRNARGLRDHISSEMWGQLNRLYLRLGESEASERVHYDPQGLLREAVDGISLFHGLSASTLHRGECWQFIELGLCLERALEVTALLSTHFRHLSKSPSGRLRDEALAGADFMEWAGLLRACGAFEAYCNRHTADFRPARIAEFLLLDGGFPKAVRFAAERVEECLVRIADLSQCPPDPELHRMAGKLASLLRYGKIEEILNVRGGGVPVTLDSIRAQCARLHEAVYRSFIHYAVDQAIPA; encoded by the coding sequence ATGCTCTCCCGCGTCGCCGACAACATCTACTGGATGGCCCGCTACCTGGAGCGCGCCGAGCACACCGCGCGCCTCCTGGGCATCCACCTGAACCTGATCCTGGACCTCCCCACGGAGAGCGAGGCGGAGCGCACCGGCCGCCTCTTCGAAGGGCTGGGCATCGCCCGCCCGCCGGAGGTGCCACCGCAGAGCGTGCCGGTCACCCACTACCTGGCCCTGGAGCCCACCCTTCCCGGCTCCGTCTTTTCCTGCGTGGCCGCCGCGCGGCGCAACGCGCGCGGCCTGCGCGACCACATCAGCTCGGAAATGTGGGGCCAGCTCAACCGCCTCTACCTCCGCCTGGGAGAGAGCGAGGCCTCCGAACGGGTCCATTACGATCCGCAGGGCCTCCTGCGGGAAGCCGTCGACGGCATCTCCCTTTTCCACGGACTCTCCGCCTCCACCCTCCACCGCGGGGAGTGCTGGCAATTCATCGAGCTGGGCCTCTGCCTGGAGCGGGCCCTGGAAGTCACCGCCCTCCTCTCCACCCACTTCCGCCACCTTTCCAAGAGCCCTTCCGGCCGCCTGCGGGACGAGGCCCTGGCCGGGGCCGACTTCATGGAGTGGGCCGGGCTCCTCAGGGCCTGCGGCGCCTTCGAGGCCTACTGCAACCGCCACACCGCCGACTTCCGCCCCGCCCGCATCGCCGAGTTCCTCCTCCTGGACGGCGGGTTCCCGAAGGCCGTCCGCTTCGCCGCGGAGCGGGTGGAGGAGTGCCTCGTCCGCATCGCCGATTTGAGCCAGTGCCCGCCCGATCCCGAGCTGCACCGGATGGCGGGCAAGCTGGCCTCCCTCCTGCGCTACGGAAAAATCGAGGAAATCCTCAACGTGCGCGGCGGCGGCGTCCCCGTCACCCTGGACTCCATCCGCGCCCAGTGCGCCCGCCTGCATGAGGCGGTCTACCGCTCCTTCATCCACTACGCCGTCGACCAGGCCATCCCGGCCTAG
- a CDS encoding circularly permuted type 2 ATP-grasp protein — MKNPPPPIPAPAEASGAFARYAMGESYDEMFSAAGAPRKAYRTLHRRLKDLPPDDLRRRQTAADASFLHQGITFAVYGRKEGTERIIPFDLLPRIISGAEWRTVERGLAQRITALNLFLKDIYGPARILADKVIPRELIYSCPQFRREMRGWSVPRDSYVSICGSDLMRLADGSFVVLEDNLRVPSGVSYMLVNRQVMKGTFPSLFQNYGVRPVDHYPQALLSTLRGLAANGRPDPTVVLLTPGVFNSAYYEHSFLAWQMGIELVEGHDLLVHDNIVYMRTTGGLRRVDVIYRRIDDDFIDPVTFRPDSLLGVPGLFNAYRAGNVSLANAVGTGIADDKAVYAFVPDMIRYYLQEEPVLRNVETYLCVREKEREHVLANLDKLVVKAVGESGGYGMLIGPQSTAAQREEFAGRIRENPRNYIAQPTLDFSCAPCCVDGRIEPRRVDLRPFILFGEKVTIVPGGLTRVALREGSLVVNSSQGGGSKDTWVLKDEEEK, encoded by the coding sequence TTGAAGAACCCGCCGCCCCCCATCCCCGCCCCGGCCGAGGCCTCCGGCGCCTTCGCGCGCTACGCGATGGGGGAGAGCTATGACGAGATGTTCTCCGCGGCGGGCGCCCCCCGGAAGGCCTACCGCACCCTTCACCGGCGGCTAAAGGACCTCCCCCCGGACGACCTGCGCCGCCGCCAGACGGCCGCCGACGCCTCCTTCCTCCACCAGGGCATCACCTTTGCCGTCTACGGGCGGAAGGAGGGGACGGAGCGGATCATCCCCTTCGACCTCCTCCCCCGCATCATCTCCGGCGCGGAGTGGCGGACGGTGGAGCGCGGCCTGGCCCAGCGGATCACCGCCCTCAACCTCTTCCTGAAGGACATCTACGGCCCGGCCAGGATCCTGGCGGATAAGGTCATCCCCCGGGAGCTGATCTACAGCTGCCCGCAGTTCCGCCGGGAAATGCGCGGCTGGAGCGTGCCCCGGGACAGCTACGTCTCCATCTGCGGCTCCGACCTGATGCGCCTGGCCGACGGCAGCTTCGTCGTCCTGGAAGACAACCTGCGCGTCCCCAGCGGCGTCTCCTACATGCTGGTGAACCGCCAGGTCATGAAGGGGACCTTCCCCTCCCTCTTCCAGAATTACGGCGTCCGCCCCGTCGACCACTACCCGCAGGCCCTCCTCTCCACCCTGCGCGGCCTGGCCGCCAACGGGCGGCCGGACCCCACCGTCGTCCTCCTGACCCCCGGCGTCTTCAACTCCGCCTACTACGAGCATTCCTTCCTCGCCTGGCAGATGGGCATCGAGCTGGTGGAAGGGCACGATCTGCTGGTCCACGACAACATCGTCTACATGCGGACGACGGGCGGCCTCCGCCGCGTCGACGTCATCTACCGCCGGATCGACGACGACTTCATCGACCCCGTCACCTTCCGCCCGGACAGCCTCCTGGGCGTCCCCGGCCTCTTCAACGCCTACCGCGCGGGCAACGTCAGCCTGGCCAACGCCGTGGGCACCGGCATCGCCGACGACAAGGCCGTCTACGCCTTCGTCCCGGACATGATCCGCTACTACCTCCAGGAAGAGCCCGTCCTGCGCAACGTGGAGACCTACCTCTGCGTCCGGGAAAAGGAGCGGGAGCACGTCCTGGCCAACCTGGACAAGCTGGTGGTGAAGGCCGTGGGCGAGTCGGGCGGCTACGGCATGCTCATCGGCCCCCAGAGCACCGCCGCCCAGCGGGAGGAATTCGCCGGGCGCATCCGGGAAAACCCGCGCAACTACATCGCCCAGCCCACCCTCGACTTCTCCTGCGCGCCCTGCTGCGTGGACGGGCGGATCGAGCCGCGCCGCGTCGACCTGCGGCCCTTCATCCTCTTCGGGGAAAAAGTCACCATCGTCCCCGGCGGCCTCACCCGCGTCGCCCTGCGGGAGGGCTCCCTGGTCGTCAACTCCTCCCAGGGCGGCGGGAGCAAGGACACCTGGGTCCTGAAGGACGAGGAGGAAAAGTAG
- a CDS encoding putative manganese-dependent inorganic diphosphatase: protein MPTYVIGHKNPDTDAICSAIGYADFLRRTGSIPEAEAACCGEISGRTLYALQQAGVAAPRLVLDVRPTAGQICKRDVVAAQEGDSLLAAFDTIRDRGFHSMPVLDAAERPAGMLSLYKLVDLILPKRESGAERKETRRVATTLARVAKTLAGSVSHGVDLEKEEEFLLIVAALRTEIFQERLRRHDPSKLIVVMGDRPTVQESAIDFGARAIVLTGGNGLSPALLEKAKAKGVAVLVSPSDTATTTLLIKCAQAIADATLTDFQSFPEGASVEQILSSLEPGSHQALFPVLREDGKLAGVFSKSDLVDVPRTRLVLVDHNEWSQAVQGAPEAEILEVIDHHRLGGGLSSRYPIRFINEPVGSTCTIVARMFRQAGLEPEPGVALALAAGIISDTLHLTGPTTTDVDREILPWLGKAAKADLARFAEGFFAAGSLLVNTPAPQAVRTDCKNYDEAGWKIAVAQIEEQGLDNFWKQRDALAEALEGVRAEGALDFACLLVTDIGTHNSVLLTTGRPEIVQAIDYPRLGADLFELNGIVSRKKELLPHLARTLQKVRRV, encoded by the coding sequence ATGCCCACGTACGTCATCGGACACAAGAATCCCGACACCGACGCCATCTGCTCGGCGATCGGCTACGCCGACTTCCTCCGCCGCACCGGTTCCATCCCGGAGGCGGAAGCCGCCTGCTGCGGCGAGATCAGCGGCCGCACCCTCTACGCCCTGCAACAGGCGGGCGTGGCCGCCCCGCGCCTGGTCCTGGACGTGCGCCCCACCGCCGGGCAGATCTGCAAGCGGGACGTCGTCGCCGCGCAGGAGGGGGATTCCCTCCTGGCCGCCTTCGACACCATCCGGGACCGGGGCTTTCACAGCATGCCCGTGCTGGACGCCGCGGAGCGCCCCGCCGGCATGCTCTCCCTTTACAAGCTCGTCGACCTCATCCTGCCGAAGCGGGAGTCCGGCGCGGAGCGGAAGGAAACCCGCCGCGTGGCCACCACGCTGGCCCGCGTCGCCAAGACGCTGGCCGGCAGCGTCTCCCACGGCGTCGACCTGGAGAAGGAAGAGGAGTTCCTCCTCATCGTCGCCGCGCTGCGGACGGAGATATTCCAGGAGCGGCTGCGCCGCCACGATCCGTCCAAGCTGATCGTCGTCATGGGGGACCGCCCCACCGTGCAGGAGAGCGCCATCGACTTCGGCGCGCGCGCCATCGTCCTCACCGGCGGTAACGGCCTCTCCCCGGCGCTCCTGGAAAAGGCGAAGGCCAAGGGCGTCGCCGTCCTGGTTTCCCCCAGCGACACCGCCACCACCACCCTCCTCATCAAGTGCGCGCAGGCCATCGCCGACGCCACCCTGACCGACTTCCAGAGCTTCCCGGAGGGAGCCAGCGTGGAGCAGATCCTCTCCTCCCTGGAACCGGGCAGCCACCAGGCCCTTTTCCCCGTTCTGCGGGAAGACGGCAAGCTGGCCGGGGTCTTCTCCAAGTCCGACCTCGTCGACGTGCCCCGCACGCGCCTGGTCCTGGTCGACCACAACGAGTGGAGCCAGGCCGTCCAAGGCGCGCCGGAAGCGGAAATTCTGGAAGTCATCGACCACCACCGCCTGGGCGGAGGCCTTTCCTCCCGCTACCCCATCCGCTTCATCAACGAGCCGGTGGGCTCCACCTGCACCATCGTGGCCCGCATGTTCCGCCAGGCGGGGCTGGAACCGGAGCCAGGCGTCGCCCTGGCCCTGGCCGCGGGCATCATCTCCGACACCCTCCACCTCACCGGCCCCACGACGACCGACGTCGACCGGGAAATCCTTCCCTGGCTCGGCAAAGCCGCCAAGGCCGACCTGGCCCGCTTCGCCGAGGGGTTCTTTGCCGCCGGATCGCTCCTGGTCAACACGCCTGCTCCGCAGGCCGTGCGGACCGACTGCAAGAACTACGACGAAGCCGGCTGGAAAATCGCCGTGGCCCAGATCGAAGAGCAGGGCCTGGACAACTTCTGGAAACAGCGCGACGCGCTGGCCGAGGCCCTGGAAGGCGTCCGCGCGGAAGGCGCGCTCGACTTCGCATGCCTCCTGGTGACCGACATCGGCACGCACAACAGCGTCCTCCTCACCACGGGCCGCCCGGAGATCGTCCAGGCCATCGACTACCCGCGCCTGGGAGCCGACCTCTTCGAGCTCAACGGCATCGTCAGCCGCAAGAAGGAGCTGCTGCCCCACCTGGCCCGCACCCTGCAAAAGGTCCGGCGCGTCTGA
- a CDS encoding lipid-A-disaccharide synthase N-terminal domain-containing protein has protein sequence MNSTLAAFHLFGHLVVLTPWKLVGYCGSLVFGGRWVVQVIVSRRHGRPVVPSLFWYISALGSVLLLSYFIFGKNDSVGILSNLFPTAVAFYNLYLDATHKRSQKKVTV, from the coding sequence ATGAACTCTACCCTGGCGGCCTTCCACCTCTTCGGCCATCTCGTCGTCCTTACCCCCTGGAAGCTCGTCGGCTACTGCGGCAGCCTCGTCTTCGGCGGGCGGTGGGTGGTGCAGGTCATTGTTTCCCGCCGCCACGGACGGCCCGTGGTGCCTTCCCTTTTCTGGTATATCAGCGCCTTGGGCAGCGTCCTGCTCCTCTCCTACTTCATCTTCGGGAAGAACGATTCCGTGGGCATTCTCTCCAACCTCTTCCCCACCGCCGTCGCGTTCTACAACCTCTACCTCGACGCGACGCACAAGCGGTCGCAGAAAAAAGTCACGGTCTAA
- a CDS encoding DnaJ C-terminal domain-containing protein, translating into MAHYYALLGVPPRSTPEEIRRAYRRLARRHHPDSSPEGAHSAPLFQQIHEAYRALTEQKYDAARGLERPGLDCHVTLAITLEEAVRGGSYLYRGTRRLDLPPGLRAGERLRLPGEGSVRDGKRGDLYVFIAYAPHAGLRVAGAALHTELVLMPWEAALGIRRRVPTPEGAALLAIPPGTRAGARFTLPGRGLPRARGGRGDLHVTVAVRTPSL; encoded by the coding sequence ATGGCCCATTACTATGCCTTGCTGGGCGTTCCGCCCCGGTCGACGCCGGAAGAAATCCGGCGGGCCTACCGCCGCCTGGCGCGCCGCCACCATCCCGATAGCTCCCCGGAAGGCGCCCACTCCGCCCCTCTTTTTCAGCAGATCCATGAGGCTTACCGCGCTCTGACAGAGCAGAAATACGATGCAGCGCGCGGGCTGGAACGGCCCGGCCTGGACTGCCATGTCACCCTGGCCATCACGCTGGAGGAGGCGGTCCGCGGCGGCTCCTATCTCTACCGGGGGACGCGGCGGCTGGATCTGCCGCCCGGACTGCGGGCCGGAGAGCGCCTCCGCCTGCCGGGGGAAGGCAGCGTGCGCGACGGGAAACGCGGGGATCTCTACGTCTTCATCGCCTACGCGCCGCACGCGGGGCTCCGCGTGGCGGGCGCCGCCCTCCACACGGAGCTGGTGCTGATGCCGTGGGAGGCCGCCCTGGGAATCCGGCGGCGGGTGCCGACGCCGGAAGGAGCGGCCCTCCTGGCCATACCGCCCGGCACGCGGGCGGGCGCGCGCTTTACCCTGCCCGGCCGGGGCTTGCCCCGCGCGCGGGGCGGACGGGGGGACCTCCACGTCACCGTGGCGGTGCGGACGCCCTCCCTTTAG